The Dioscorea cayenensis subsp. rotundata cultivar TDr96_F1 chromosome 8, TDr96_F1_v2_PseudoChromosome.rev07_lg8_w22 25.fasta, whole genome shotgun sequence genome segment aaaaagatATCCGAAATTCAtaattgaagtaatacatatttagataagtagtctaaactttagaacttaaataatcccgaatttaaatagatattcaaaccttttcggataattcaaattcaaaaataaaaatatcactaactcgaaatttaaaaataatttaaagtaattttcgaaaaataataataaataaataattcaaaaatataaaatcaaaaataatcaagtatttttcaaaaaaattctaaaagttcacaaaactagaactttcaagtatatatatatatatatataataggatttatatgtgggatacttacctgattaactgccaaaaatactcccaaaccttagacctttggcatgtcctcaAAAATAACAGTGAAACGAAATCCGTGACGACATGACCCTTCTCCCATCCTCGCCaccgacaccacccgcaaataaATTCAAGTTATTTGCGATCAGCGtgattccatttttttatcatatcaaaataaaccatttattttaatccaaacatgaaataatttttaaaaaaataataataataataataaatcgaaAATTAACCAAAGATATAAAGTCGTAGTGAGTAATACATATTTGAGATAAGTGATGCAaactttagaacttaaataatGCAGTTTAAAGTAGATACTCACTCTTCGGAACTTGATAATCAGATTCAAAATAGATGTTCACACCCTTTGGATAATTTCATTAGTTTAAaagtaatttgaaaatatcactaacaaaatttaaaataatttaagtaattttcagaaaataataataaatcatattcgaAATAGAGCAAAATAATGGTATCAAAAGGTCTAAAAGTTCTACGAAAACTAGAACTTTccaagtatatatacatatttagataagtagtctaaactttagaacttaaataatcgaatttaaatagatattcaaacctttcgggataattcaaattcaaaaataaaaatatcactaactcgaaatttaaaataatttaaagtaattttcgaaaaataataataaataaataattcaaaaatataaaatcaaaaataatcgattatttttttcaaaaaaattctaaaaagttcacaaaactagaactttcaagtatatatatatatatatatataataggatttatatgtgggatacttacacGATTAAcggccaaaaaaatactcccaaaccttagacctttggcatgtcctcaAAAAAATAACGAGTGAAACGAAAATCCGTGACGACATGACCCTTCTCCCATCCTCGCCAtcgacaccacccgcaaataaATTCAAGTTATTTTGCAATCACGtgattccatttttttatcatatcaaaaataaaccatttattttaatccaaacatgaaataatttttaaaaaaataataataataataataaatcgaaattaactaaaaagatATCCGAAAATTCAtaattgaagtaatacatatttagataagtagTCTAAACTtttagaacttaaataatcgaatttaaatagatattcaaacctttcgagataattcaaattcaaaaataaaatatcactaactcgaaatttaaaaataatttaaaagtaattttcgaaaataataataaataaataattcaaaatataaatcaaaataatcattattttttttcaaaaattctaaaagttcacaaaactagaactttcaagtatatatatatatatatatatataataggatttatatgtgggatacttacctgattaacggccaaaaatactcccaaaccttagacctttggcatgtcctcaAAAATAACAGTGAAACGAAAATCCGTGACGACATGACCCTTCTCCCATCCTCGCCaccgacaccacccgcaaataaATTCAAGTTATTTGCAGTCGCGTGattccatttttatcatatcaaaataaaccatttattttaatccaaacatgaaataattttaaaaataataataataataataaatcagaaattaactaaaagatatctgaaattcataattgaagtaatacatatttagataagtagtctaaactttagaacttaaataatctgaatttaaatagatattcaaacctttcagataattcaaattcaaaataaaatatcactaactcgaaatttaaaataatttaaagtaatttcgaaaataataataaataaataattcaaaatataaatcaaaataatcattattttttttcaaaaattctaaaagttcacaaaacaagaactttcaagtatatatatatatatatatatatataggatttatatgtgggatacttacctgattaacggccaaaaatactcccaaaccttagacctttggcatgtcctcaAAAATAACAGTGAAACAAAATCCGTGACGACATGACCCTTCTCCCATCCTCGCCaccgacaccacccgcaaataaATTCAAGTTATTTGCAAATCGCGtgattccatttttttatcatatcaaaataaaccatttattttaatccaaaacatgaaataatttttaaaaaaataataataataataataaatcgaaattaactaaaagatatccgaaaattcataattgaagtaatacatatttagataagtagtctaaactttagaacttaaataatcgaatttaaatagatattcaaacctttcggataattcaaattcaaaaataaaaatatcactaactcgaaaatttaaaaataatttaaagtaattttcgaaaaataataataaataaataattcaaaaatataaaatcaaaaataatcagtatttttttcaaaaaaattctaaaagttcacaaaaactagaactttcaagtatatatatatatatatatatatatatagatttatatgtgggatacttacctgattaacggccaaaaatactcccaaaccttagacctttggcatgtcctcaaaaaaataatagatgaaaACGAAAATCCGTGACTGACATGACCCTTCTCCCATCCTCGCCAtcgacaccacccgcaaaataaattcaagttaTTTTGCGATCGCGTGattccatttttatcatatcaaaataaaccatttattttaatccaaacatgaaataattttaaaaataataataataataataaatcagaaattaactaaaagatatctgaaattcataattgaagtaatacatatttagataagtagtctaaactttagaacttaaataatctgaatttaaatagatattcaaacctttcagataattcaaattcaaaataaaatatcactaactcgaaatttaaaataatttaaagtaatttcgaaaataataataaataaataattcaaaataaaaatcaaaataatcagtattttttttcaaaaattctaaaagttcacaaaactagaactttcaagatatatatatatatatatatataataggatttatatgtgggatacttacctgattaacggccaaaaatactcccaaaccttagacctttggcatgtcctcaAAAATAACAGTGAAACGAAATCCGTGACGACATGACCCTTCTCCCATCCTCGCCaccgacaccacccgcaaataaATTCAAGTTATTTGCAGTCGCGTGattccatttttatcatatcaaaataaaccatttattttaatccaaacatgaaataattttaaaaataataataataataataaatcagaaattaactaaaagatatctgaaattcataattgaagtaatacatatttagataagtagtctaaactttagaacttaaataatctgaatttaaatagatattcaaacctttcagataattcaaattcaaaataaaatatcactaactcgaaatttaaaaataatttaaaagtaaattttcgaaaaataataataaataaataattcaaaatataaatcaaaataatcagtattttttttcaaaaattctaaaagttcacaaaactagaactttcaagtatatatatatatatatatatataggatttatatgtgggatacttacctgattaacggccaaaaatactcccaaaccttagacctttggcatgtcctcaAAAATAACAGTGAAACGAAATCCGTGACGACATGACCCTTCTCCCATCCTCGCCaccgacaccacccgcaaataaATTCAAGTTATTTGCAGTCGCGTGattccatttttatcatatcaaaataaaccatttattttaatccaaacatgaaataattttaaaaataataataataataataaatcagaaattaactaaaaagatATCCGAAAATTCAtaattgaagtaatacatatttagataagtagtctaaactttagaacttaaataatccgaatttaaatagatattcaaacctttcgagataattcaaattcaaaaataaaatatcactaactcgaaatttaaaaataatttaaagtaaatttcgaaaaataataataaataaataattcaaaaatataaatcaaaaataatcattattttttttcaaaaaaattctaaaaagttcacaaaaactagaactttcaagtatatatatatatatatatataataggatttatatgtgggatacttaccccGATTAACgaccaaaaaaatactcccaaaccttagacctttggcatgtcctcaAAAAAATAACGATGAAACAAAATCCGTGACGACATGACCCTTCTCCCATCCTCGCCAtcgacaccacccgcaaataaATTCAAGTTATTTTGCGATCAGCTGattccatttttatcatatcaaaataaaccatttattttaatccaaacatgaaataatttttaaaaaaataataataataataataaatcgaaattaactaaaaagatATCTCGAAATTCAtaattgaagtaatacatatttagataagtagtctaaactttagaacttaaataatcgaatttaaatagatattcaaacctttcggataattcaaattcaaaaataaaaatatcactaactcgaaatttaaaaataatttaaaagtaattttcgaaaaataataataaataaataattcaaaaatataaaatcaaaaataatcattattttttttcaaaaattctaaaagttcacaaaactagaactttcaagtatatatatatatatatatataataggatttatatgtgggatacttacctgattaacggccaaaaatactcccaaaccttagacctttggcatgtcctcaAAAATAACAGTGAAACAAAATCCGTGACTGACATGACCCTTCTCCCATCCTCGCCAtcgacaccacccgcaaataaATTCAAGTTATTTGCAGATCGCtgattccatttttttatcatatcaaaataaaccatttattttaatccaaacatgaaataatttttaaaaataataataataataataaatcgaaaattaactaaaagatatccgaaaattcataattgaagtaatacatatttagataagtagtctaaactttagaacttaaataatccgaatttaaatagatattcaaacctttcggataattcaaattcaaaaataaaaatatcactaactcgaaatttaaaaataatttaaagtaattttcgaaaaataataataaataaataattcaaaaatataaaatcaaaaataatcattatttttcaaaaaaattctaaaaagttcacaaaaactagaactttcaagtatatatatatatatatatatatataggatttatatgtgggatacttacccgATTAactgccaaaaaaatactcccaaaccttagacctttggcatgtcctcaAAAAAATAACGATTGAAACGAAAATCCGTGACGACATGACCCTTCTCCCATCCTCGCCAtcgacaccacccgcaaataaATTCAAGTTATTTTGCGATAAGCtgattccatttttttatcatatcaaaataaaaccatttattttaatccaaacatgaaataatttttttaaaaaataataataataataataaatcgaaattaactaaaagatatctgaaattcataattgaagtaatacatatttagataagtagtctaaactttagaacttaaataatcgaatttaaatagatattcaaacctttcggataattcaaattcaaaaataaaaatatcactaactcgaaatttaaaaataatttaaagtaatttcgaaaaataataataaataaataattcaaaaatataaaatcaaaaataatcgagtatttttttcaaaaaaattctaaaaagttcacaaaactagaactttcaagtatatatatatatatatatatataggatttatatgtgggatacttactcGATTAAcggccaaaaaaatactcccaaaccttagacctttggcatgtcctcaaaaaaataatagatgaaaCGAAATCCGTGATGACATGACCCTTCTCCCATCCTCGCCAtcgacaccacccgcaaataaATTCAAGTTATTTTGCGATACACGTGATTCCATTTTCtatcatatcaaaaataaaccatttattttaatccaaacatgaaataatttttaaaaaataataataataataataaatcgaaattaactaaaaagatATCCGAAAATTCAtaattgaagtaatacatatttagataagtagtctaaactttagaacttaaataatccgaatttaaatagatattcaaacctttcggataattcaaattcaaaaataaaaatatcactaactcgaaatttaaaaataatttaaagtaattttcgaaaaataataataaataaataattcaaaaatataaatcaaaaataatcgagtatttttttcaaaaaaattctaaaagttcacaaaaacaagaactttcaagtatatatatatatatatataataggatttatatgtgggacaCTTACCCGATTAACgaccaaaaaaatactcccaaaccttagacctttggcatgtcctcaAAAAAATAACAGTGAAAACGAAATCCGTGACGACATGACCCTTCTCCCATCCTCTCCAcccgacaccacccgcaaatagGGAGAGGAAGAGATGAGGCAAGTGCCccctaataataaataaataattcaaaaatataaatcaaaataatcgagtatttttcaaaaaaattctaaaagttcacaaaacaagaactttcaagtatatatatatataataggatttatatgtgggatacttacctgattaacggccaaaaatactcccaaaccttagacctttggcatgtcctcaAAAAAATAACGAGTGAAACGAAATCCGTGACTGACATGACCCTTCTCCCATCCTCTCCaccgacaccacccgcaaatagGGAGAGGAAGAGATTAGGCAAGTGCCCCCTTTTTTAACGGTAATATAAAACCGAAGAAGGTGAAGAGTCGGCTAAggtttcaaaactaaaaaaaatgaggtgaagaaatggctagggttttgaaactaaaagcCAAAAACCAACGGCTAGaattgaaagtaaaaccaacgcctagaattaaaaataaaagcaatggctaAGATTTGATTAAGCGGTGGGACTGACATGTTCACtttatcatgtatatatatagtttgattATCCTATTATTTTAGGAGACCATGTAAATCTACACCTTGGCAATAGCAAAACACGCTAAAAGTGTTATAGCTGTAACTTCTTGATCAAATTGAATTTAATAACTTTATTGATTAGATTAATTCACTGAATACATTTCACAAGGAAAAGCTGTGAGAGCACCATACACGCACAACTCATTTTTATGAGGTTGTCTTAATCAACTGGACATGCCGACTTTTCCTAGCATTTgacaattaatatttaatttgaagGGATAAGGATAGAGTCTGAGCTCTAGGTCATAATACAAAAGAGCTCCGACATTCTAGTAATATAAAATTCCTCTGATTTTCAGAGCATTTCCtaataaatcatgttatttttccaacattaatttctataattttatttttcattctttgtaGAGCTATATTTTGGTTGACGCTTGTCACCCTACCCTAGCtatatttttcacttttcagAGGGTGAGGACGTGGCGGCGATACCCCTGCCCCACATACGCCCCTAAGGGTTGACGCTTGTCACCCTAcctcaaaaaaaatattattaggtAAACATAATGAATATAAAACCATTTAATATTGTTGATAATAATATTACCCtatatcatataatatataccaaattataattttttttaatatacatagACCATcttaaaataatatcttaaatatataattaacaaatatatacaaatacttaataaaatctaataaaagtcaatattaaaattatatatatgttttttaataaatatgaacaaaacaCAAACCTCAGTCATTGCTATTAGGGAGAGCAACTTACTTTTTATTCACACAAATTAGTACTCTTTCATTATGAAGTGATCATATGTTCCAattatgaaatgaataaaaatgctcattttaattttatcttactTACTATTTTTTACGGCgctctttaatattttaattttatatgcaAATTTACCAatgactttttatttaaaaaatgttttaatgatattttaaatttgtattataTGTGTTGTGCAGTTCAGTATAATATAAACAGATAGATTTGTTAatcaatcattaaaaaaaaaaatacatttcaaaataaaatttaataaagtaaTATTTCATGGCATAAATATAGATGATTTATTCTCTGatcttattttataataatttaataggaTAAGTACGAAACTATGCTTTATTattagttaaaatattaaaataaaaactatttcttaaaaaaaaaaaaaaattctcaccaCTGAGCAGTCCATATTTTATTCTCTTCCCCACATGAAAGACTTTTCTAAAAGGTTTTCAGATAAAATTGGAAGTTTTGTATATCTTTTagaaaagaattattttaaagtaCTTCTTTACGTTTGCAGACCGCTAAGCATttaactctaaactaataaaacTACAGTACGCGCAAACAAAAGATATGTGAAAACCGTGTTTGGTTTACAGATGCTGACCAAATTCCACGCTACGACCGTTGAAACAAGCACAGTTTCACGTTTGGCCGAGAACAATCCAAATTCTAAACACCCATCCTTTGTCCCATAATAAAGAGAGAAGTTGATTTCCTTCTCCTTTCTCTGCCCCATCCTGGAAACATCCACCAGGTCCTCACCGCCTCACAAAACCTATAAATAAATACCTAACTATCCATGCAATACCAGGTCCTCAAAACAAGCACCTTCATTTTTCAACCTTATCCATCGTCCATTCTTATCTTCCCTTCTTTCTCATCTATTTTCTtgcaaacctatatatatttaaccaACCGCAAAGCCCTTTCCCAAACACCAAACATATAAACCATGCTTAACTCTTTAAACCGTCCTTCATTCATTCAGAAACTTTGCTGTATATTGTCACCCAAGAAGTTGGACAAGAAGCCAATATTAATGAAACATGCAGCATCAACTGCCCCAGTCTCCACAACAACGTGCTCCAGTAAGTCTGGTGAGTTTGAGAGAGTCTTCCATTACTTTGATGAGGACAAAGATGGGAAGATATCCCCCACAGAGTTGCGCAACTGCATGAGAACTGTAGGTGAGGAGCTGTCTGCAGAAGATGCTGAAGCTCTTGTAGTGTCCACAGACTCAGATGGTGATGGATTGTTAGGTTTTGAAGACTTTGTCAAGCTTGTGGATGTTGAAGGGGAGGAGGAGAAAAGGAGGAACTTGAGAGATGCTTTCAAGGTGTATGAAATGGAAGGCAGGGATTGCATCACACCAAAGAGCCTTCGTAGAGCTTTGAGCAAGCTTGGAGAGTCTAAGACTGTGGAGGAATGCACCAAGATGATCAACAGATTTGATATTAATGGAGATGGTGTTCTTAGTTTTGAGGAGTTCAGCCTTATGATGctctagaaaataaaaaaagttcagTAAATACACATGTTTATTGATTTGTTCTTTAATTCTTTGTAATAAGGTTCATACATGTATGAATTGGACATTCTTTGGGGATTCAATCAGTACTCTGAGCATGAGAAAGTTCCCAATATATATTActgtataaaattaatattgtgtTTGAATAGTGAATTCCAGAAACTTTGTCATGATAAGTCGGTGGGTACTCATTCATGGTTAAATAAGTTTTAAGTTGAGTTTGAATGGTTGATTGCAGTGATCATTTTATGAGTGGAAGAAAAGCTATAAGACTTTTCCACACAAGCGTTGAAATCTTCTTGGTGTTTATTTAGTCCAACAACACACGCCAAGTGGTTTGAGTGGAAGTTGCCAAGAAGTGCTAAATGTCTATGTTATGATGTTTGCCTGATGTAAGGAGTACTTCAATAGTGGGGTCATTAATCAATGAACGTGTATGAGATATTAGAtgagaaaccaaaagaaaatgacattttttaCACTGAACTTTTCTCCAAAAGCTTGATCCTCGTATTGctagtttaaatttaatttagatttaaattatttttataattatttacaattaaataaatttaaataattatagtgCTCTATAACATTATCATTTAAATtccatattaattttaatgGGTATTTTAGATAATTTACTATAGTTGGAGGTAAGTGACCTTGCTTCcgttatttattaattgtttaattaatatgaCACATTAGATACCTTACTCTAGTTTAATAATATGACATATATTTACATACTCTGTTTAATTTCTAAGGGTCTATTTGgctgtaaaattaaaaaatatggtataattttattatataggaAGTGCAaatgattattacagaaattatagcatattttattcctatagAATGAGTGTTTagttaccaaaataaaaaaaattacggagATCGACCGATCGGCAACTAGACCACCGGTGGACCTGTGGCCGGTCGTCGAAGGTCGGCCGGAGCACCGGTGGATCGCCGGTGTCACCGGGGCTAGCCGAGAGGACCACCAGTGGATCGCAGGTGTGTCACCGGAAGCCGGTGACCAGTTGCCGGAAGCCTGCCGGACCACCGATGAATCAACGACGTGTCACTGGAGGCTGGTGGACTGGTGATCGGACCGTCGATGGATCGATGACTGGTCGCCAGAGGCCGGTTGGACCGCCGGCCGGACCGGTGGCCGGTGGCCGGAGGCTGGGCGAACCACCGGTGGACTGGTGACTGGTTGCTGGatcaaaagagagaaagagacttttcataataaaaaaatatcccactaagagtggaatatttttttatgccataattttatactctaaaataagtacTCAAATAACTAATATGGCATAATCCtcagaaaattttaaattatgactTATTGTAcaaattatgccataattttggcCTATCCAAATAGGCCTTTAAAGTTAATATCAGAATTTATTTGACCTCTGCCTaatatagattattttttttttttataacaatcaTATTTGACTATCTATTTTAATTgatagatattttataattgCATCATTATGATTATTTGTTGTAATTATATTTGGGCATCTATATCTTTGTTTATAAATGAATCATGAAACATAATTTATgattgcataattttttttttttttatgatcatatttaggtatttatttttaatttatatattacatataaacatgtgattattttaatttacaaataacTTTATAGAGTTATATGGGGTACAACCTCTAGGCGCTGGGTCGTGCGAAGGTAATGGTCGACATGACCATATTGTGGTTGGCCATATGTGTAGTTTGGGTGGAAATctaatttgatttggatttattctatttatttattttatttacacattattttgaataaaaattgaataaaataagtTGAAGGGTATATTTGCAAATTATTCATTTGAGAGAACTTTGGT includes the following:
- the LOC120266584 gene encoding putative calcium-binding protein CML19 is translated as MLNSLNRPSFIQKLCCILSPKKLDKKPILMKHAASTAPVSTTTCSSKSGEFERVFHYFDEDKDGKISPTELRNCMRTVGEELSAEDAEALVVSTDSDGDGLLGFEDFVKLVDVEGEEEKRRNLRDAFKVYEMEGRDCITPKSLRRALSKLGESKTVEECTKMINRFDINGDGVLSFEEFSLMML